From Haliotis asinina isolate JCU_RB_2024 chromosome 8, JCU_Hal_asi_v2, whole genome shotgun sequence, a single genomic window includes:
- the LOC137293641 gene encoding tryptophan--tRNA ligase, cytoplasmic-like yields the protein MCWCCVTGMSDALYFRFVFTKAGFTVPCVHCVRLWRRDNLSARVCTVDNVEVRIAMAETKDPQVQEDEVTPWTVQSVSQKGVDYNKLIDKFGSVRITEDLIRRIERATGKKPHRFLTREIFFSHRELEQILDMYEKKQPFYLYTGRGPSSEAMHLGHLIPFIFTKWLQDTFDVPLVIQMTDDEKFLWKDLELEEAHRLAHENAKDIIACGFDLDKTFIFSDLEYVGGSIEFYKNVCRVEKLVTVSQAKGIFGFTDSDCIGQISFPAIQAAPSFSSSFPQIFNGRSDVPCLIPCAIDQDPYFRMTRDAAPRMKCHKPALVHSVFFPALKGAKGKMSSSDPTSSIFLTDSKKEIADKINKYAFSGGQDTKEDQEKHGGDCSIDVSYQYLRFFLDDDAKLKDIEQRYTRGQMMTGELKQELIKVLQTLVSGHQERRAQISDAMVDYYMMPRKLKYSYTDPSEPLGTH from the exons ATGTGTTGGTGTTGTGTGACGGGAATGAGTGACGCGCTGTACTTTCGTTTTGTGTTTACAAAGGCTGGTTTCACGGTACCTTGTGTTCATTGCGTCAGACTCTGGCGTAGAGACAACTTGTCAGCCCGTGTATGTACGGTCGACAACGTTGAAGTGAGAATCGCCATGGCTGAGACTAAAGACCCACAAGTCCAGGAGGATGAGGTCACTCCCTGGACTGTCCAGAGCGTGTCCCAGAAAGGCGTGGACTACAACAAACTCATAG ACAAATTTGGCAGTGTAAGAATAACGGAGGACCTCATCAGGAGAATCGAACGTGCCACTGGGAAGAAACCACATCGTTTCCTCACAAGGGAAATATTCTTCTCCCACAG AGAGCTGGAGCAGATTCTGGACATGTATGAGAAGAAGCAGCCCTTCTACCTGTACACGGGCCGCGGACCTTCATCAGAGGCCATGCACCTGGGACATCTTATACCCTTCATCTTCACGAA GTGGCTGCAGGATACGTTCGACGTTCCCTTGGTGATCCAGATGACTGATGACGAGAAGTTCCTGTGGAAGGACCTGGAACTGGAAGAGGCACATCGACTCGCGCATGAGAACGCCAAAGACATCATTGCTTGTGGTTTTGACCTTGACAAAACTTTCATCTTCAGCGATCTGGAATATGTTGG AGGTTCCATTGAGTTCTACAAGAATGTATGTCGTGTTGAGAAGCTGGTGACGGTCAGTCAAGCCAAGGGAATATTTGGCTTCACCGACAGTGACTGTATTGGCCAGATCAGTTTCCCGGCCATCCAAGCAGCACCTAGCTTCAGTTCCTCATTCCCACAGATCTTCAACGGAAGGAGTGACGTTCCTTGCCTCATCCCATGTGCCATAGATCAG GACCCGTATTTCCGGATGACACGTGACGCAGCGCCCCGGATGAAATGCCACAAACCAGCCCTCGTTCACTCCGTGTTCTTTCCTGCTCTAAAGGGAGCCAAAGGGAAAATGAGCTCCAGCGACCCTACGTCATCAATCTTCCTCACTGACTCGAAAAAGGAGATAGCTGACAAG ATTAACAAGTACGCGTTTTCAGGTGGGCAAGACACGAAAGAGGATCAGGAGAAACATGGCGGTGACTGCTCCATTGATGTGTCTTACCAGTATCTCAGATTCTTCCTGGATGATGATGCCAAGTTGAAAGACATCGAACAG CGGTACACCCGTGGACAGATGATGACTGGAGAACTGAAGCAAGAGCTCATCAAGGTCCTTCAGACCCTGGTTTCCGGTCACCAAGAGCGACGTGCACAGATCTCCGATGCCATGGTTGACTACTACATGATGCCCCGGAAACTCAAGTACAGCTACACCGATCCCTCTGAGCCTTTGGGCACACATTAA